DNA from Candidatus Poribacteria bacterium:
CGCGTCCGGCAGCCACGATTTCAAAACCGAGTGTTTTTGACCATTCAACGATGTTCATCGTCACACCGGGTTGGTCCCCATCGACGAGCGTATAAACAACCCCCGCGGTGTCCGCCAAGCGTCTCAGAAACGGACCGACCGTCACATCGGTTTCAACGTTAACCATCACCAGATGCTTCCGATGCATCAAGGTGTGATACGCCATCCGTGCACCGACTTCAGGGATACCGGTGGCTTCCACGACGACATCAATGAGATCCGACTGAATAATGTGCAGTCCATCTTCAGTAATTGCCGATTTACCGCTGCGGATCACATCGTTCATCGCGTCAACGTTTCCGACCTGTTGCATCGCGTCGAACGGGACATTGCTGGCTTTATACGCGCCTTTCGCGTGCCCTAAGTCGATATCGGCAATTGCGCTTGCCACGATACCCTGCATCTGCGATAGTTGCGCCACCAACCCAGCACCGAATTTTCCCGCTCCGATGATACCGACACGGATCGGATTATTTTCTGATGCCCGCTTAGCAAGTTGTGTGCTGAACATCAAGACTCCTCTAATTTGAAATTCTGTTGAACACGTTTCTCATATTCTGCGCGTGTCATCTCAAAGTCCACTGTTTTTCCGTCATCCACTTCTCGTGAAACGGTGAATCCCAGTGCCTGCCACAACGCTTTTGAACGGGCATTGTCCACGTCGACATCCATTGGACACAACCGATCAATCCCCAATTTCTCAAACGCGTGAGCGACTAAGCATCGCACGACCTCTTTTCCGTAGCCTTTCCCCCACAAAGTTTTGTCCCAAATCCCGATGGGGAGGCGCATGACTTTCTCACCCTCAATTTCCCCGCGCTCCAAGTTCATCCATTGCAAACAGACCTCACCGATGGTGCGTCCGCTTGCCTTTTCAACGATTGCGAACAAAAAACCGTCTTTTGCCATCGCTGTGCCCGCGGCTTTGAGATAGTCTTTCGTTATGGGTTCATCCGGTGGTTCCCCTTCCATCGCTTGTAGGAAATCAGGGTCGTTGTAAAAGGGGACCGCAGTATCAAAATCTGCCTCTTTAAAGGGGCGAAGTCTGAGCCGTTTAGTCTCCAAGTGAATACTGTGGCCCGCAAAGTTACCGGGTTGTAACATACCTAAAACACTCCTTATCCATCATTAGAGAATCTCTGTAATCCATTCACCGTCATGTGCCGGGTTATAGAGGAGTCCCTCTTTTATATCAAGGCAGAGATCGAGATGTTCCAATACCATCGCGTTGAATCCTGAAATTGCGTATTGTATTGACACGGACAATTATAGCAGATTTGAATCAGAAATATCAAGACAAAGGCATCTGATTTCGCGTAGAGATCACACCTACAAACACTATAAACTGAACAGATAGGTAAATTTACTCAAGACTGTCCATTCGTGATCTTGCAAGCCTTGCGATGCCTTCCACGCCTGATCGAACACGAAGTAAAAATCGCTACCGGGCCGGTAGATGTAATTGAGCAGAAAATTCGCACTTGCCCGCTCTGCACTGTCGTTCCATTGCGCGTATAATTTGGTAAAGAAACGCGTATTCAACGCATAACTGATACGAGTGCCGACAACGTTTGTCGTAAACAGATCGCTTTCGGGTAGGTTAATCCAGTTGCGTTGGTATCGCATTTCAATCGCGAGCTGATAGGTCATCCGCCACTGACTATCAATGCTGAGACTCACACGATCGCCGTGAAAGTAATCCCCGTAATCCATCTGTCCGAAGATCGCGAGCGGACGACTGGTCTCGGTGAAAGTGGTTAGTGAAACCTGATCCATTTCATAATCGCCAGCGGGAATCTCAACATCACCGATGCTGAAAGGTTCCTCAACACGGTCAAAAAACCGCCGGAAATCGAGGTTGAGTCCATCGTCGGATTCCGAAATCATATCTCCACCGACTCCCACATCCCAACCGATGAGCCTGTTATCGTGGTCTAACAGATAACTACCAGTGAACATTGCGCCGACATTTCGAACACTGTATCGTCTCACTTGAACTTCGTAATCGGCATTCAACATCAACGAACGGATGTCTCGTCGATGCATGAACCCCATTTTACTGGTAAATTGGGGACCGATGTCGAGATAAGACGCATTGACGTGAAAAGAGTCGTTGCGCCAGTCGTTCGAGAGATACCATGCGACATCGCGTTCATCGGGATCCGGCGACCAACTTCCAACGGTCATTGCCCGCATCCGCCACTGATCATGGGGTCTAAAAAAGAGGTCTACCCCGCCGTTGCGATGATACTCGCCGATGTCGCTCTGTCGATTGGTGAGAATGAAACCAACGTTCGAATCGCTGAGAATATCGCGCTGCATTCTGAGTACAGAGAAATTCGTCAACGGTGATTCTTCTGAGGCGGCGGTCGTCATATTGAGCGCGCCCACACTGTATGCCCCGACTTTTCCAGTCAGTTTACCACCACCGAGCAGCCGAACCTGTCTGTCGTCTTCAATGCCGATTCGGCGACTGTAAAAAACTGACAGGGGTGGGGGGCCGAAATCCCCAATGCCCGCGCCAAAAGCGAAGAGTCCGCTTCCTTCGAGAAAGAACTCTCGCCGTTCAGGAAAAAAAAGACTGAAACGCGTGAGGTTAACCTCCTCTTGATCGGCTTCTACCTGTGCGAAATCGGTATTCACCGTTAAGTCTAACGTCAGGTTCGATGTCACCCCGTATTTCATGTCTAAGCCGAGATCGCGTTCGGTAGTTCGTTGCCACTTTGTGTCGTCGAGATTCCTCGCCAAGCCACCGAGGAGATACGGCTTGACATTAAAATAGGAGGGTGACGCGATGCCCTGTAATTCAATCAGTTTGCCTTGATACGTCGGATGATAGGTGCCGGGCCAACTCTCACTTCGAGGGACCTGTATCCACTGTGTCGTTTCATTCTTCCGCGCGATATTGCGTCCAAAATTCACGCCCCACATCATCGAATCGCTTTTTTTAAACCGTAACTGATTGAACGGGATCGCGATCTCAACCGTCCAGCCTTTATTGTGCCGCCGTCCCGCAGCCTCCCAGATACAGTCCCAACTCCCATTAAGATTTTCGCCACCGTCCGTGACTGCGGTATCTGACTGTGCTCCGAGCGCATTCATCCGAAAAAAGACGCACTGTCTTTTATCACCGTAGGTGTCAAGCATCACATAAACGTTGTCATTCTGCCACAGCTGCCCATCCCGCCGCATTTCGTTCGCAACCACTTTTTCAGGCTCGGAGTCGTAACACTCAAACCCGATATAAAGTTTCTCCGCACTATACAGCATGCGGACCTCTGTGCGTTCGGTACTCGGCTGCCCTTCATCAGGGGATTGTTGGGTAAAGTCATCAATGACCTGTGCCTGCGCCCAATCCTTTTCAGTGAGATGCCCGTCGATTTCGATGGTGTCTTGGGTGAACGACGGTTTAATTTCTTTGCTGGCTTCAACATGTATGCTCGTTGCTGCAATCGCCGCCAATATCACAAGAACGATTCTGTGACGCATTTTTTCTCCTCTTTTAAAGTTTTTTACCTATAAACGTGATATTTTCTTGTCATTTAAAAAAGAAAACACTCTCACCGAAACCTCGCTTTCACGTCGATGCTGTTCTGTGCGTTCTATCTCAATTGCCCCTGGTAGGAGTGCCTTGTCAGTTCCAGGCATTGGTTCGTAAGTTTCACGGACATCACGCGCCATGCGGTCAAGCTCTGCACAGAAAACATTAGATGACACAACGGATTCAAACTGAAGTTTAAGGACATTTAACCTTCTGTTCCCAGGTAAATTCACATTTTTTTTAAGAAAGCAGAACGATTCACAACTAAAAATGAAACAGTAGCAGAAGGACACAACCCCCGAGATGCCGACATTAAATTGAGTATACAGTTGAAAAAGACGAAATGGCTTCAAGGAAGTTTGACAAAACAAACACAAGCAGTTTATGATAGATAGTAATACCATTTCTGACTGAAAATGCTTCAATAAACGAGCTCTTTGTAGCATAGGAGACCGTTAGCCTGTGCAGTCTTTGAGGCGATCTGTCAATGCGATATAATCTCTTAGAAATGGTATAAGATGTGCTGAAATCAAAAGGTGAAACAAACTACACCTCATTTTCGCTATCGTGATGCTTACACACGTGCGCTAACCCTTTACTGAAAAGGGCTCTATTTATGAAAACAAACAGAGAATTTTTATTTGGCTTACTGGCTTTAATAATTTTGTGCTCCTGTGCGCGTGCTCCCCAAGAGATGGCAGAAAAAAACTTAGTGCCTGCGGAACCTTTTAAACAGGAAGATGTGCGGAATTCTATCGTCCGTGTCGGAGGGAGAGATAGCCATGCTACCGGTTTCTTCGTGACACGTAACAAGGTTGCGACGAACGTTCACGTTCTCGCGCACCGCGAATTCGTTCTCATCCGCTCGATTGACGATGCGAAAAACTGGACTGTTGAAGGCGTTACAGCGTTCGATGTCAAAAATGACATTGCCATCCTAAAAGTTGCAGAGGAAGGGACACCGCTTCCACTTGGAAACAGCGACACCATTCAGAGGGGTGAGACTGTATCCGCTGTAGGATACCCCAGAGGAAAATGGATGGTCTCGGAGGGGACTTTACATAGCATCCGGGATAGCGATAAATGGCTTCAGATGAACGTTAAAATCTCCCCTGGCA
Protein-coding regions in this window:
- a CDS encoding GNAT family N-acetyltransferase; translated protein: MLQPGNFAGHSIHLETKRLRLRPFKEADFDTAVPFYNDPDFLQAMEGEPPDEPITKDYLKAAGTAMAKDGFLFAIVEKASGRTIGEVCLQWMNLERGEIEGEKVMRLPIGIWDKTLWGKGYGKEVVRCLVAHAFEKLGIDRLCPMDVDVDNARSKALWQALGFTVSREVDDGKTVDFEMTRAEYEKRVQQNFKLEES
- a CDS encoding carbohydrate binding family 9 domain-containing protein: MRHRIVLVILAAIAATSIHVEASKEIKPSFTQDTIEIDGHLTEKDWAQAQVIDDFTQQSPDEGQPSTERTEVRMLYSAEKLYIGFECYDSEPEKVVANEMRRDGQLWQNDNVYVMLDTYGDKRQCVFFRMNALGAQSDTAVTDGGENLNGSWDCIWEAAGRRHNKGWTVEIAIPFNQLRFKKSDSMMWGVNFGRNIARKNETTQWIQVPRSESWPGTYHPTYQGKLIELQGIASPSYFNVKPYLLGGLARNLDDTKWQRTTERDLGLDMKYGVTSNLTLDLTVNTDFAQVEADQEEVNLTRFSLFFPERREFFLEGSGLFAFGAGIGDFGPPPLSVFYSRRIGIEDDRQVRLLGGGKLTGKVGAYSVGALNMTTAASEESPLTNFSVLRMQRDILSDSNVGFILTNRQSDIGEYHRNGGVDLFFRPHDQWRMRAMTVGSWSPDPDERDVAWYLSNDWRNDSFHVNASYLDIGPQFTSKMGFMHRRDIRSLMLNADYEVQVRRYSVRNVGAMFTGSYLLDHDNRLIGWDVGVGGDMISESDDGLNLDFRRFFDRVEEPFSIGDVEIPAGDYEMDQVSLTTFTETSRPLAIFGQMDYGDYFHGDRVSLSIDSQWRMTYQLAIEMRYQRNWINLPESDLFTTNVVGTRISYALNTRFFTKLYAQWNDSAERASANFLLNYIYRPGSDFYFVFDQAWKASQGLQDHEWTVLSKFTYLFSL